The Juglans microcarpa x Juglans regia isolate MS1-56 chromosome 2S, Jm3101_v1.0, whole genome shotgun sequence genome has a window encoding:
- the LOC121253459 gene encoding uncharacterized protein LOC121253459 encodes MALRLSEEELELVATVLRNLWLRRNIFIFEKKFTSPDTIQFKEANYVGGRVSNHNNRELVRWSKPRDGASKVNWDVAFVIKNKKMGAEIVIRDHLGDIFMSACMPNNYVMSSAQVEAIALWRALKLCEEVQVGRAEFEGDALSVVKAVNREYDN; translated from the coding sequence ATGGCACTTAGATTGAGTGAAGAGGAGCTAGAACTAGTTGCTACAGTTTTGAGGAACTTATGGTTGAgaagaaatatatttatctttgaaaaaaaattcactagTCCTGATACCATACAATTCAAGGAAGCTAACTATGTTGGAGGTCGAGTGAGTAACCATAACAATAGAGAGTTGGTAAGATGGAGTAAGCCTAGAGATGGTGCTTCAAAAGTTAATTGGGATGTTGCCTTtgttataaagaacaagaagatgGGAGCAGAGATTGTTATTAGAGATCATCTTGGTGATATTTTTATGTCTGCATGTATGCCAAATAACTATGTTATGTCTTCAGCTCAAGTAGAAGCTATAGCTCTTTGGAGAGCCTTAAAGTTGTGTGAAGAAGTTCAGGTGGGTAGAGCTGAGTTTGAAGGGGATGCTCTGAGTGTGGTAAAGGCTGTAAATAGAGAATATGATAATTAG